A genomic region of bacterium contains the following coding sequences:
- a CDS encoding helix-turn-helix domain-containing protein: MKMMEGLSTDEEFKKSVAYEIENRMISKFLLMLRCKHQLTQTKLAKKVGCSQGKISKIESSYDKDIAVGDLLNYASVLGLHLEIGFRQPSVKIVDLIKYHAFKVKMYLDQLIHMAGKDVDIKNGVARFHVEAKENIDRFISENLSKLNQGGQKRKKEKSRIHISAPMEGKKAELLAMQSK, from the coding sequence ATGAAAATGATGGAAGGGCTTTCAACGGATGAGGAATTCAAGAAAAGCGTAGCGTATGAAATCGAAAACCGGATGATTTCCAAATTCCTGCTCATGTTGCGTTGCAAACACCAACTCACGCAGACCAAACTGGCGAAAAAAGTTGGTTGTTCCCAGGGGAAAATATCCAAAATCGAATCCTCTTATGACAAAGATATCGCTGTTGGTGATCTATTGAATTATGCAAGCGTCCTTGGGCTTCACTTGGAAATTGGTTTTCGCCAGCCTTCGGTAAAAATTGTTGATTTGATTAAATATCATGCATTTAAAGTAAAAATGTATCTTGATCAATTGATACACATGGCTGGTAAAGATGTGGATATTAAAAACGGAGTGGCTCGCTTTCATGTGGAAGCTAAAGAGAATATTGATAGATTTATATCTGAAAACCTCTCGAAATTAAACCAGGGAGGCCAGAAGCGTAAAAAAGAAAAATCACGAATACATATTTCAGCCCCGATGGAGGGAAAAAAGGCGGAGCTATTAGCAATGCAGAGTAAATAG